One Cryptomeria japonica chromosome 9, Sugi_1.0, whole genome shotgun sequence genomic window carries:
- the LOC131038317 gene encoding large ribosomal subunit protein eL31: protein MVEKGKSRREEVVTREYTINLHKRLHGCTFKKMAPKAVKEIKKFAQKAMGTTDVRVDVKLNKAVWSRGIRSVPRRVRVRISRKRNPEEDAKEELYSLVTVAEVPPEGLRGLGTKVIEEED, encoded by the exons ATGGTTGAGAAAGGCAAGAGCCGCAGAGAAGAGGTCGTGACCAGAGAGTACACCATTAATCTACACAAGCGTCTTCATGGCTG TACTTTTAAGAAAATGGCCCCAAAGGCCGTTAAGGAAATCAAGAAGTTTGCCCAGAAGGCTATGGGAACAACTGATGTGAGAGTTGATGTGAAGTTGAACAAGGCCGTGTGGAGCAGGGGTATTAGGAGCGTACCGAGGAGAGTTAGGGTTCGAATCTCCAGGAAGCGCAATCCTGAAGAGGATGCCAAGGAGGAGTTGTATTCGCTTGTTACTGTAGCGGAGGTGCCTCCAGAGGGACTGAGGGGTTTGGGGACTAAAGTTATTGAGGAGGAGGACTGA